The Candidatus Alcyoniella australis DNA window GCTGGTAGAGCCGAACCAGGCCGAAAATCGCCTCTCCCGGGTAGTAGATCGAGCGCCGGTTCTTGGCGGGCCGATTCGGGTTCATCGAGGCGTAGTTGATGAAGTCGCCGTTGGGAAGCTGTAGCTGGCAGATCCCGCGCGCCAGGCCGTCCATCGCGTCCTTGTGCGACATGTCGCCCGTGGCCCGCGCGTGGGCCACCAGGGCCAGGATCGCCAGACCCGCGCCGCCGAGCTTGGCCTGATTGCGGCCGTCCTCAAGCATCACCAGCGCGCCGGGAACTCCGGGCATCGGCACCGCGCGTTTGAGCATCCAGCCCAGGGCGCGCTCGCCCCCCTCGCGGAAGCGCTCGAGGCCCGTGGCGTCGTAGAGCTGCATCAGCGAGTAGGTGGTTCCGCAGTGCCGCAGCAGGTTGTAGCCCTTATCGTCGAATCCGTCGCCTATCAGGTAGCGCCCGAGCAGGGCCTGCGGGTCGTCGCGCGCGGTTTTGCGCCTAAGCGGGTAGTAGCGGTAGTAGAACTTGCCGTTGGGCTTGAGCAGCCGCAGCAGAAAGTCGCCGCCGATCAGGCAGGCGCGCTCGATCTGTGCAGGCGAGATCTCGTCGATCCGGCCGCCGACGCGGTAGATCGACTGTACGCCGCGCCCCGGGAAATGTTCGATGAACGAGTCGGTGCGAAAGCGGTAGAGTCCCTGGTCGAGCTGCAGCGGGATCTCGATCCCGCGCCCGGCCTTGAGTCGGGAGATGAAGTTGCGCGGGTGCAGCTCGAGGCGCACCGAGTCGTCGGGCATGGCGCAGCTCAGCGCTTGACCGTCGGACCAGGCCACGCCGCTCACGCCGCGTTGCAACGAACGGTTGGTGAAGAAGTCGCTGAGCAGCCGCAGCCGGTCGATCTCGCGCACCAGCTCGACCTGCAGTCGATAGCAGTCGAGCAGCCGCGGATCCAGGCCGATGTCGATCAGCGCCGAGCGTGACGCGGCCAGGGCCGAGGCGTAGCTCTCGCCCGACGCGGCCGCGCGCAGCCGGGTCGGCTCGGGCGGCGCAACGCTGAGCGCGCGCGCTTCGGGGTCAATGTGTCGCAGTGCGATTTCGCTGGCGCGCTGCACCGAGCGGCGCAGCTCCTGCATTTCCCACGCGGGCCAGAGCGTGACGACCACTGCCGCCCGGCCGTTATCAGGAGGCAGATCGGGCAGCCCGTTTGCCAATCCTTGATCGTCGATTTCGCCCGCGAGGCAGGCGCGGGTCAGCTCGAGAATCTGTGCTTTTTGTCCGTCGTTCAGATCGTCGAACGCCTGGAAGGGCGCAGGGCTGTTGTAGTTAAGCAGCAGGCCGGCAATCAAAACGATTACGGCCGCACCAAGCAGATATCGCCAAGCTCTACCCATAGTCTGCGGAGGTTAGCACGCCCTTTTTACGCCAGTCAATTGTTGACACTTGATCGGTGGTGCATACTATGAAAGCAAATACTTAGGCTTCTTGGGAGACTCATCCGATGAGACGCTACGGGCTCGTAGTCTGCTTTGTGTTGCTTTGCGTTGTGGGACTGTGCGCAGTTCCGTTCCTGGGCTGTCTGGATACTTCGACCCCAGTCGATCAATCCGACGACGACGTTATTGACGACGACGATAATGGCGACGACGACGACGGGCAGATGGTCTGGATCGCAGGCAAAGACTGGGTCGGGGGCCGGGGAGTGCTGCTGCAACGCGAGCAGGACGGCTGGAAAAGGCTCGACCCCCTCGATCCGGACGGCAACTGGGACCTGAAGCAAGTCGCCGTGGGCGGTGCGAACTACGCCGTGGCGGTGGGCAACCTGCTATCCGAGTATCAGGGGCTGATCGCCTATTTCAACGGCGAGAAATGGAGCTCGATCTCCCCCTCGAGCGCTCCTGAAAAATGGTCGCTCAACGCCGTGGACATCGCCGATGACCACGTGGTGGCCGCGGGATCGGACCAAGAGAATCTCGCCTCTCCGGTGGGGTTGCTACTGCACTACGACGGCAACAGCTGGCACAACCGCGACCTGCCGCAGGTCGGATCGGAGTGGGAGCTGCTCGACCTGGACATGCTCTCGAACGAGAACGGCTTTGCCGTGGGCCACTCGGGTCGCAACGGCAGCCGACAGGGCGTGATCCTGCGTTGGAAGGACGCGGAGTGGATCGACTACACTCTTCCCGACGTGTCCGACGACTGGGAACTGCACGCGGTATCGTTCGCCGGAACCGGCGCGGTATGGAGCGTGGGCGTGGACAACTCGGGGACCGTGTCGCGGCCCGTAACGCTGTATAAGTCCGAGGGCCCGTGGCAGCAGGTCGACGTTGAGGACACGCGGATGGAGCTCAACGGCGTGAACTTCATCAGCAGCTCGTTGGGATTTATTTGCGGCGAGAGCCTGGGCAAGGGGATCGTCTACCGCTTCAACGTCGGCGACTGGGAGAAACAGGATCTGCCGGACGTCGACGGTCAATGGTTGCTCAACGATATCGCCATGGTCAGCCAGACCGAGGCCTACGCCGTTGGCAAGTCCGTGCAGGACGACCAGGGGATCGCCCTGTACTGGAACGGCGCACAGTGGTCTCAGATCGACCTGCCGCAGATTAGTTCGAACTGGGAGCCGTTGGGCATCGGCGTCACCCACTAGTTCTAATCATCAAGCTTCCACTGCTGCGGCAGCTTCCAGCCGCAGTTAATCCAGCTCTTACCGGTTGGTTCTCTTTACGTCGCGGCGAGCGTCGTTGACCCACGAGACTAATACGATCACGAGTTTTGCGGCAGCTCCAAGCTGTATCAAGGGTGCGCAGGTTGTTGCCGCTGAGCCGCTTTACGTCGCGGCGAGCGTCGTTGACCCACGAGACTGGTACGATCGCGAGTTTTGCGGCAGCTCCAAGCTGCAAAAGGGCGGCCGCAATGGCCGCCCTTAGTGTTGAATTCGCGGTTGGTACTAGTGAACGGTCAGGTCGTTGAGCTGGACGCTGATCGTGTCCTCGAATGTCGGCAGGGTCTCGTCGGACCAGGAGTCGCCAGTATATTTGGTGAGGATTCCTCGGCCCTGTTCCAGCTCGGTGTCGAAGTAAACGCCGCAGACCCAGGGCACATTAGCGGTGTCAAGGGTGCCGCCGATAAGAGCCCAGGTGTCGTACGCCAAGTCGGGCGGGATCTCCTCGAAGCTTTCGCCGCTGACAAAGCCGACCTGTCCGCCGCTGGCGGCGCCGCTGTTGTCATTGCCCACGATCAGCACCGCGTCTCCGGTGTGGGTCACCGAGCCGATGTTAACGTCGCTGATTGAGAAGAGCGGCGGAGTCAGTTCCCAGGTGTCGAATTCGGGTTTGTAGATCATGGTCACCGACTCGGATCCGGCCGTGTTGTAACCCGCGACGAACGAGTCGATCGCCTTATCCGGGCTGATGCCCAGGGCGTAGAATTCCCAATCGGCGGAGATCTCGGGCATTAGGTAGGGCTCGCCAAAGCCTTCGTTCGTCCACTTGAGCACCAGGCCGGTCTTGCCGCCGGTTGTGGGGAACTCGGCCCCGGCGAACCAGGCTTCGCTCTGGGAGATACAGGTTACAGTATTGAGATACCAGTCGGTTAGATAGGTCGGCGCCACGTCGCTCCAGGTGCCGTTGCTGTAGCGATAGATCAGGGCCTGGGTTCCGTCGCGGCCGGCTACGAAGCCGAAATCCGCGGAACAGAAGTCGACGTCGTGAAGCTCGAAGGACTCGGGAAGGGTAATGCCGCTGAAGTCGATATCAGCCCAGCCCTTGCCCGTATACTGCAGGGCGATGCCCACATCTTCGTCGTTGCCAACGGCGTAGCCCGCGGTTGCGGATACGAAATCCACGGCGTCGAGGGTCCAGGATACGCCTTCGGCGCGTTCGGGCACGGCCACCTCGCTCCAGCTGCCCTTGGCGTCGCGCTGTAGGGTCAGGCCGGTTAGCTCGTTGCCCTCGGGTGCAAGGGTTCCCTTGAAGCCTACAGCCCAGGCGTAATCGACCACAACATCATCGTCATCATCGTCGTCGTCATCATCGTCGTCATCATCATCGTCGTCATCGTCGCCGGAATGATCGTCGTCGTCGTCATCGGACGAGCAAGTCACCGTAAACAGCATGGCGATTGCCAGTAGGATAACCAGCCATAGGCTGAACCATTTATAATTCGACATAGTGTTTCTCCTCAAGGGCCCCTTATGTTTTGAAAATAGTACTACAGGAGCTTGGCGCACATCAATCAATTATCTCACGCGGCCGTGGCCGCGCAGGGGTCGTTGATTGACGATAATCAAAATCAGCGAGGTTTTGGGCATCTACTTCGCGGACCCCACCGCTGCTGGATCTTGGGTCCTAGCGGCGAGCCGTTTACGGCGCCGCACAACCAGCCAAGCGCTGAACAGACCCAGCAGGGTGCCGAGCAGCACACCGAGCACCAGTCCGCCGACCAGCCAATCCAGGAACAGCACCTTGGCTTGCACCAGGCTGAAATCGGAGAAGCTGACGTGGTACCAAGCGCCGTAGAGAATCCGGTTGCCTACGTGTACGCAGGCGTAGATCACGGGCAGGGCGATGATCGGGTTGCTGACCTGAGTGCCCAGCAGCGAGGCGAGTTTGTTCAATCGCAAAGCGTAGGCCAGGCCAAGGGTCATCAGCGTGTGCAGGCTGTAAAAGGGCGTCAGCCCGATGATCACGCCCGCGGCCACGGCCAGTCCGATGCGCCATGGGCTGACGTGTTCCGAGACAAGCCGGGCCAATCCCGCACGAATCGATCGGATAGGATTGCGCATGGACTTTTTTAACCCGGACTGTTCATCAGGCTTATGCTGCGGCTCACATTCTACTCTCAATAGCGGCGTCTTAAAGCCGCGAGCCGGGCAGGGCGGTTCGCTCCGCTCTCAAGCCCGGCCCGTCGGCAACAGGGAGCAAGGCTATTTAATGACCAGGAACTCCACTCGGGCGATCGGCTCGGCGCTTCCCATGCCCTTGGTCTTCAGCCGTCCGGCCGTGATTCCGCGGCGCACCAGGTAGTTGCGCAGGGTCTGAGCGCGACGCTCGCTGAGCTGCTGCAGCTCGTCGGCCTCGCCGACATCGTCGGTGTGCACCCTGATTTCAACGGTCAGCTCGGGATGGGCCATCAGGATGTTGGAGATGTCGTTGAGCATCGTCAGGCTCTCGGCCGATACGCGCTTGTCGCTACCCTGGGCAAAAACGATCGGCGTGGGCAGCCGGATCTCCTCGGCGAAGAGCACCACGCCGCTGGGGCGGCGGTCGATCTCGACCTCGGGGCAGCCGTCGTCGTCGCGGTAGTTGTTGAAGGTCTCGGCCTGCAGCGGGCATTGGTCCGTTGCGTCGGCGATGCGGTCGCCGTCGGTGTCGGCCTTGAGCGGATCGCTCTTGAGCTCGTTGACCTCGCGGCCGTCCTCGATGCCGTCGCCGTCGGTATCGACGTTGCGCGGATCGGTGTTGGCGATTTTGACCTCTTGGCCGTCGGACAGGCCGTCGTCGTCGCTGTCGGCATCGCGCGGATCGGTGAGCGTAACTTTGAGCTCCTCGCCGTCAAGCAGTCCGTCGCCGTCGCTGTCGGGATTGTTCGGATTGGTGTTGGCCTGCTTCTCCTCGAGGTTGGTCAGGTTGTCGCGATCCGGGTCGGCCGTGGGCGCTGCCGACGCGGATGCCGAAGCCGCGCGACTGGGCCGCTCGAGCGGCGGGTAGGTGAAGCTCAGTCCGGCGAACCCGCGGTAGGACGGGCTGCCGATGCCCGGGGTAATACCCGCACCGCCGCCGAGCACCAGCGCGATTCCCGCGCCGGGATAGATCTTAATACCGGCCTGGGCCTCGATCGGCATCTCGGCGTCGATTCCCTCTACGCCGTAATCCGAGGTCTTGCCGAAGGTCTCGCCGAACAGGTCGATCCGACGGTGAGCCGCGATGTCCAGACCGATGCCCCACAGCAGTTCGCCCGCGGGCTCGATTTCGTCGGTGGCTCCCTTATAGCGGTATCCGCCGTTGATCACGATGTTGACCATGTCGAAACGCTTGTCCAGCACCAGCTTGGCGCCGAAGTCGTTGGCGCCCGCGCCGATGTACAGTGCGTCGTCGCCGGTGGCGAACGAGCCGAAGGGCACCAGTGCGATGCCGAAAATCCCGTCCGGGCTGTTCTCGAGAATGCCGATCTTCAGCGCGGCCTGTAGATCGCCAAATCCGTTGCCGTCGGCATCCTTGGTGGGAAAGCCCTTGAGCCCGACCGCGCCCTGACCGCTGCTGGCGACCATGTTGTAGCTGCCGCCGAGCATTACGTCCAGGCGCTTGATCACGCCCACCGAGGCGTAGACGTGGTTGGCGAACAGGCTTTCGACCGCCACCAGATCGCCGCGATCGCCGATCGAGAACACCAGCGGCTCGCCCGCGTAGTTGGCCAGGTAACCCAGGCTGAACTGTCCCATCTCCAACGTGTCGGAGTTGTACAGTGACATCAGGCCGGTGGTGGTCAGCGCCGGGTTCATGTTCTGGATGTCGATTGCCGCCGCGGGCGCGGCCAGCAGGCCGACGATCAGTAGCGCGATTGACAGGCGTTTTGGCATCTCATGCCCTCCGTCGAGCAACAAGCAGAAATAGCATGCCGAGCAAAACAAATATCAGCGTTGCGGAAGTTGGGCCGTTTTTCGCGGTCTGGCAGCCGCAGCCCTCTTCCTCTTCGTCCTCATCGTATTCGAGTTTAATCGTTGTCTGGCTCTGCGATTGGGCGCCGTGCTCGTCCATCACGATCAGTTGCACGATGTAGTAACCCTGGCCCGGCGCGTGAAACGTCAGCCGGTCGCCTGAGAAGCGCTCGGAGCTGATGAACCAGTCGTAACGCACGATGCGGTCGTCCTGGTCCGGGTCGAAGCTGTCCTCGGCCGAGACCACGAACAGGCCCCGCTTGTGGTCCACGCGCTCGACGGCGATGGAGGCCAGGGGAGGAGCGTTGTCCGTGTCCGGCGCGGCGACGATGGTGTGCAGCCCGCCCTGCCAGGGCTGGGGCGGGAACTGCGCGGCCTCGCACGCGGCGGGCAGTGCGGCGCGGGCGTAGATTACGGTCTCGCCCTCGTCGCCCAAGCCCAGGTCGACGATCGGCAGCTGGGTCTGAGTAAACAGGTCGTAAACGCGGTAGCCCGTGCCATCGCCGCGCATGTAGAACTCGAGGTTGATCGTCACCGGCTGGAACAGCGAGTTGTTGGCCAGCACCTCGACCACATTAGTGGTGCCGTCGTTGTAGGTCAGCGGCAGGGTCCAGACGTTGCCCGCGGGGAGCGATTGCAGCGAATTCTCGGCCGAGAAATCGACGTCGCGCAATATCCCGCCCTCAACGTCGATCAGCCGGTAGCCCCAGTAGTCCATGTCGGTGTAGATCGAGGAGCAGGCCGTGGTGGTGTGCACCCAGCGCATCGGCCCCTGGGTCGCAATGCCCGTGGACCGGCCCTCGTAGTCGATCAGTTCGTCGCCGGGCTCGAATACGTCGACCCAGTCCGAATGCACGTGGCCCAGAAACACGTGGCTCACGCCGTGGTCGACAAACGCCTTGAGCGCCAGCACGCCGGTGTTGACCTCCGGCGTCTCGTTGCTGATCGGGTCGGCCGGATCCGAGTCCCAGACCTCGCTGTCGTAGTTCCACTCGTCGTTGGTCAGGCCCAGCGGCTTGGCCGGGAACTTGGTGTTGGGAGAGTAGGGGCCGCGCATATCGTGGTGGCCGAAGACGATCGTCTGTCGGCCTTCCACATCGTTGGCCTCGAGATCGGCGTAGAGCCAATCGAGCTGCGGCTGGGTCATGAAGCCGCCGTAGTTGTCCACCGGGCTTGCCAGCGGCGGCAGCGGCAGCGAATTGCGGCGCTCGCGGCTGCCGTCGTAAGTGTTCAGGCCGACGACATGCAGCGGGCCGTAGTCGAAGCTGTAGTAGGGCGGGCCGAAAGTTCGGCGGAAATAGTCCAGACCGTCGTACTGCCAGTCGGCTTGGCGGACCATGCTCGCCATGCCGTCGTGGTTGCCCGGGACCATGAAGATCGGCACCTGGGTGTTCTTGAGCAGATCGTAGGCGTTACCGTATTCCTCGACGTAGTCCAGTCCGTAGACCAGGTCGCCGCTGAGCAATACGAACGCCGGCTTGAGCAGGTTCAGCTCGCTGATCTGCTGGCCGACGATTGCCGATACCAGCTGCTTGTCATCTTCGGTGTAGCCCGGGAAGTCGGCCGAGTTGAGCATTCTGCCGCCCGAGGCGCCGCGCGGGTCGTCGATGTGCACGTCGGTGATGTGGGCGAAGGTCAGGTCCGGCGAGATCTCGCGTACAACGTGCAGCGCGTTGAGCTGCTTATCGGCGAAGAATACCGTCGAGACGCGCACGGAGTAGGCGTCGGCGGGCGCTCCTCCGTTGACCCGGCAGCCAAGCTGGTACACGCCCCAGTCCTCTAAGTAGTCCACGGACTCGATGCTCAGCGGATAGGTCTGGGCCACGGCGTCGCCGACCTTCTCTTCCTCATTGTAGGGGTCGCTTTCGCGGGTCGTGATGTATCCGCGCCAACTGTCCGGATCGAGCAGCCGGTCCGCGAAGTGCGCGGCCATCAGCACGGTCAACTCGCCGCCGGGCTCGGTGATCGCGGGCATGCCCAGCACCGGGTAGATCATCTCGCCGATGCGCGGGAAAATCGGCCACTCCTGGTCCACGGCCAGGGCGTCGGAATAGCCCAGCCCCTCGGCGTCCACTGTTCCGTAAGGCCAGCCCGCGATGCTCGATAGGCTGTCGGCTGCCGCCGGGGCGGTGAGGCCGACGATTAGCGCCAGGCAAAGGATCGCTGTTGATATCGTATGCTTCGACGTTGCCATTACGTGATCTCCCTGGTGTCCACCGCTTGCACGGGCGCACAAATCCAGAACTGGAACGCGCGCCTGTACGTTTCAAACACAGTACAGGTAGTATTATATGGTACACTGCGCATCCGGATTATTAAACATCGGCAAGGTTCTTTTTATCCGACCGACCGCGCGGCAGCGATAGACCCTTGACATACGGGACCCAAAGGGTGTAAAAATCCGCGCTCTAATTGCTCGAGCCCGGTTCTTTTTTGATCGGGGCCCGTAACACAAGGTGTAATCATGTACGCGGTATTAGAATCCGGTGGACAGCAGTTGAAGGTCGCTGAGGGCGACGTGGTCAAGATCCATAAGATCGAGGCCGAGGACAGCGCCGAACTCGTGATCGACAAGGTGCTGATGATCTCCAAGGACGGCGACCTGCAGGTCGGCAAGCCCTACGTTCCCAACGCCAAGGTCACCGCCGAGGTGCTCGGACAGGGGCGCGACAAGAAGGTGATGGTTTTCAAGAAGCGGCGTCGCACCGGCTTTCGTGTGATGCGCGGCCATCGTCAGCCGTATACCGAAATCAGGATCGTCAAGATCGAGGCCTGAGGAGTAAGCAATGGCTCATAAAAAAGCAGGCGGCAGCTCACGCAACGGCAGGGACTCGGCGGGTCGGCGCTACGGCGTCAAGCGCTACGGCGGCGAGCAGGTAAACGCGGGCACGATCCTGATTCGTCAGCTCGGCACTCGGGTTCACCCCGGCGCCAACGTCGGCGTGGGACGCGACTGGACGATCTTCGCCAAGATCGACGGCGTGGTGTGCTACGAGCGGATGGGCAAGGACCGCACCAAGGTCAGCGTCAAGGAGATGTCGGCCGAATCCTGAGCGATCACAAATTAAACAGCGACAACGGGCTGGCCCCTGGGCCGGTCCGTTTTTCTTTTCAGCGCCCGGAGCATTGTTCAGGTTATGATCGAACCATGAAGTTTGTTGATCGAGTAAAAGTGATGGTCGCCTCGGGCGATGGCGGCAACGGCTGCGTATCGTTCCGTAGGGAGAGGTACGTGCCGCGCGGCGGGCCCAACGGCGGCGACGGCGGCCACGGCGGCTCGGTGATTTTCAAGGCCGACCTGAGCAAGCAGACGCTGATCGACCTGAGCTTTCATCGGCATATACGCGCTGATCGCGGCGATCACGGCAAGGGCTCGGACCGCCACGGCCGCAAGGCCGAGGACCGCATCGTGCACCTGCCGCCGGGCACGGTTGTTAAAGATCCGGAGAGCGGCGCTGTGCTGGCCGACCTGGATCGGCCCGGCGCGACCTGGGTGGCGGCCAAGGGCGGACGCGGCGGTCGGGGCAACGCGCGGTTTCTGAGCAACGCCAATCGAGCGCCGCGCGAGTTCGAACCCGGCTTTCCGGGCCAGGAAGGCTGGCTGCTGCTCGAGCTCAAACTGATCGCGGATATCGGACTGGTTGGCTTTCCCAACGCGGGCAAGTCCACATTGCTCTCCAAGCTCACCCGGCGCAGGCCCAAGGTCGCGGGGTATCCGTTCACCACGCTCAGCCCGCTGCTCGGGGTCCACGTTGCTCCCGGCGGCCGCGAGATCGTGCTCGCCGATCTGCCCGGGCTGATCGAGGGCGCGGGCGAGGGCGCGGGCCTGGGATTGCAGTTCCTGCGCCACGTGGAGCGCACGCGCGCGCTGATCCACGTGATCGACGTGCTCGATCCCCAGCGCGAAGATCCGTTGGCAGCCTACGACGCCATCGGCGCCGAGCTCGAATCCTACTCCCCGGACTTGATTACCAAGCCGCGGGTGGTGGCGCTGAACAAGATCGACCTGCCCGGCGGGTTGGACGCGGCGCGTGCCGCACAGGAAGCATTTGCCGATCGCGGCGTGCGCACGTTACTGATCAGCGCCGACCAGCAGCAGGGATTGCCCGAGCTGGTCGAGGCGGCCGTAGCGCTGCTGGAAAAGCCGCCCGAACCCGAGTGGATCGAGCCGCAAGGGGGGAAGGCACCTTAGAGGTGCCCGCCCGGCTCTAAGCCGGGCGCTGCTCGCGCCTACCAAATAATGTTATCCAACATTATTATCCACACCCATTTGGCTTGTGTTCCGATTACAGTCCTGCCGGAGATTGCCAACGGGCGGCTGAATTACGATACTTAACTCTTTGGAGGATTAAGTGAGACACGCCGTGATTATGGCCGGGGGCACGGGAACGCGCTTCTGGCCGCGATCCAGAGAGAATAAGCCCAAGCAGCTGCTGGCGATCACCGGAGAGCAGTCCCTGCTGCGCCAGACCTTCGAGCGCCTGGCCCAAATCGTCGGTCCGCAGAACGTCTGGATCGTGACCTCCGAGCAGCTCGCGCAACAGTGCATGGACGAGCTGCCCGAACTGCAATCGGAAAACGTGCTGGCCGAGCCATTGCGACGCAACACCGCGCCCTGCGTGGGACTGGCCGCGGCCGCCATCGAGCGCCGCGATTCGGATGCGGTGCTCGGCGTGTTCCCGGCCGATCACCTGATCGGCAAGCCCGAGAGTTTCGCTGCCGTGGCGCAGGCCGCATACGCTGCGGCCGAGGCTCAGGACGTGCTGGTGACCCTGGGAGTGGAGCCGTTCGAGGCGGCCACGGGCTACGGCTACATCGAGTTCGGTGAGGTGGTCGAGCGCATCGCGGATCAGCCGCTGCACAGTGTTGTGCGCTTCATTGAGAAGCCCGAACGCGAACGCGCCCAACAGATGATCGATTCCGGCGGTCACTTTTGGAATGCGGGGATCTTCTTTTTTTCCGCGCGCGCGATTTTGGCGGCCATTGACCAACACATGCCGCAGCTCGGCGCGCAGATCGCAATCTTGCGCAATGCTGCGGACGACGAGCAGTTCAACGCGGAACTGGCGCGGATCTATCCGCAGATCGAGCCGCAGTCCATTGACAACGGAGTGATGGAGCATGCGTCGAACCTGCGCGGCATTCCGGTGGATATCGGCTGGAGCGACCTGGGCGCCTGGACCGCCCTGGCCGAGCTGCTCGAGGCGGACCAGAGCGGCAACGTCAACGTCGGTCGGCTGTTGGCCCTGGACTCATCGGGCTGCATCGTACACTCGGCGGACAAGCTGGTGACGCTGATCGGCGTGGACGACCTGGTCGTGGTTACGACCGACGACGCGGTGCTGGTCTGCGACCGCAAGCGCGCCCAGGAGATCAAACGCGTGTTCCAGGAGCTCAAGGACCGCGGCTGGGAGGAGTACCTGTGACCCTCGACCGCCGCGAGCTGATGTCCCAGACGCGCACCGTGGTGATTAAAGTCGGCTCGGGCGTGCTGGCCGACGCTGACAACAGCGGGCTGAGCATGGCGCGGGTGGCCGAGCTGGCGCGCGACGTGCAAGGCGTGCGCTCGCGCAACGTGCGCGTGGTGCTGGTCAGCTCGGGAGCGATTCTCGCCGGTCGCGGCAGGCTGGGGCTCAACGCGGGACCGTGCAGCCTGGCCGAGACCCAGGCCGCGGCCGCCGTGGGCCAGAGCGCGCTGATGCAGGCCTACGAGCGCTACTTCGCCACCTGGAACGGCAAGGTGGCCCAGGTGCTGCTCACCGGATCGGGACTCTCGGCGCGTGCGCGTTTCAACAACGCGCGTCAGACCCTGCGCGTGCTGATCGAGCGCGGATTCGTGCCCATAATCAACGAGAACGATACCGTGGCCACCGAGGAGATCACCTGCGGCGACAACGACAAGCTCGCCGCGTTGGTGGTCAATCTGGTGGAGGCCGACCTGCTGGTGATGCTCTCGGTGGAGCAGGGGATTTTCGATGCCGATCCGCGCGGCGGCGACGCCAAGCTGCTGCCGCTGATCCGCGATATCGACGAACTGGCAAAGCGCGTGGGCGAACCCAAGCCCTCGATGACAGGCCGCGGCGGAATCGCCAGCAAGGTCGCCTCGGCCAAGATCGTGGCGCGCTACGGCGTGCCGACCGTGGTGGCCCACGGTCGCGAGCCCGATGTGCTGCGACGGCTGTTCGACGGCGAAGATTTGGGCACGTTGGTGCTGCCCGCGACCGAGCAGCTGGGCTCGCGCAAGCACTGGATCGCCTTTGGCAGTCGGCCCAACGGTGCGCTGGTGATCGACCAGGGCGCGGCCAGCGCCCTGCGTCGCGGCGGCACTAGTCTGCTGCCGCGCGGGGTGATCGAGGTGCGCGGATCGTTCAAGGCCGGCGAGCTGATCGCGATCGTCGAGCAGTGCGGGACCGAGGTCGGCCGCGGGGTTGCCAACTACTCCGGTGAGCAGTGCGCCAAGGTCATGGGCCATGCCGGCAGCGAGATCGAGGCGCTGCTGGGCGTATCCGGCGCGGACGAGCTGGTGCACGTGGACAACATGGTGCTCTCAGATCCGATCGAGGATCGGCCCAACGGTGTGTAATCGTAACTACTGTTATTAGGGGCCGATGGGCGGATAAAGGTGGCGTTGTAACGGGGCGCGATATGTTGACATCCTCGCGGTACGGCGTTTAATATCGCGCTGCGCGACACTCCGCTTTTCCGTGTTTAGAAAATTAAGATGAATCCTCCATTTATCATGAGGTTTGCCGGAAAATGATCGAGATTCGCTTTCACGGACGGGGCGGCCAGGGTGCCGTGACCTCGGCCGAATTGCTGGCCCAGGCGGCGATCGGCGAGGGCAAGTACGCCCAGGCTTTCCCCAGCTTCGGACCGGAGCGCCGCGGCGCGCCGGTGTTGGCCTTTGCACGCATCGACGAGCAGCAGATTCGCTCGCGGGAG harbors:
- the rpmA gene encoding 50S ribosomal protein L27, with product MAHKKAGGSSRNGRDSAGRRYGVKRYGGEQVNAGTILIRQLGTRVHPGANVGVGRDWTIFAKIDGVVCYERMGKDRTKVSVKEMSAES
- the obgE gene encoding GTPase ObgE, whose protein sequence is MKFVDRVKVMVASGDGGNGCVSFRRERYVPRGGPNGGDGGHGGSVIFKADLSKQTLIDLSFHRHIRADRGDHGKGSDRHGRKAEDRIVHLPPGTVVKDPESGAVLADLDRPGATWVAAKGGRGGRGNARFLSNANRAPREFEPGFPGQEGWLLLELKLIADIGLVGFPNAGKSTLLSKLTRRRPKVAGYPFTTLSPLLGVHVAPGGREIVLADLPGLIEGAGEGAGLGLQFLRHVERTRALIHVIDVLDPQREDPLAAYDAIGAELESYSPDLITKPRVVALNKIDLPGGLDAARAAQEAFADRGVRTLLISADQQQGLPELVEAAVALLEKPPEPEWIEPQGGKAP
- a CDS encoding mannose-1-phosphate guanylyltransferase; amino-acid sequence: MRHAVIMAGGTGTRFWPRSRENKPKQLLAITGEQSLLRQTFERLAQIVGPQNVWIVTSEQLAQQCMDELPELQSENVLAEPLRRNTAPCVGLAAAAIERRDSDAVLGVFPADHLIGKPESFAAVAQAAYAAAEAQDVLVTLGVEPFEAATGYGYIEFGEVVERIADQPLHSVVRFIEKPERERAQQMIDSGGHFWNAGIFFFSARAILAAIDQHMPQLGAQIAILRNAADDEQFNAELARIYPQIEPQSIDNGVMEHASNLRGIPVDIGWSDLGAWTALAELLEADQSGNVNVGRLLALDSSGCIVHSADKLVTLIGVDDLVVVTTDDAVLVCDRKRAQEIKRVFQELKDRGWEEYL
- the proB gene encoding glutamate 5-kinase, with translation MTLDRRELMSQTRTVVIKVGSGVLADADNSGLSMARVAELARDVQGVRSRNVRVVLVSSGAILAGRGRLGLNAGPCSLAETQAAAAVGQSALMQAYERYFATWNGKVAQVLLTGSGLSARARFNNARQTLRVLIERGFVPIINENDTVATEEITCGDNDKLAALVVNLVEADLLVMLSVEQGIFDADPRGGDAKLLPLIRDIDELAKRVGEPKPSMTGRGGIASKVASAKIVARYGVPTVVAHGREPDVLRRLFDGEDLGTLVLPATEQLGSRKHWIAFGSRPNGALVIDQGAASALRRGGTSLLPRGVIEVRGSFKAGELIAIVEQCGTEVGRGVANYSGEQCAKVMGHAGSEIEALLGVSGADELVHVDNMVLSDPIEDRPNGV